Genomic window (Mesorhizobium sp. M4B.F.Ca.ET.058.02.1.1):
ACCTTCCGTCACCAACTGGAGGCCGACATCGAACCGTTCCGGGGCATACTGCTCGGCCTGTTCTTCCTTGCTGTCGGCATGTCGCTCGACTTGCATGTGGTGGCCGCCAACTGGCGGCTGGTGGCCATCTACGTCGTCGCCTACATGGTGATGAAGGCGCTTGGCATCTACCTCGTCGCCCGCATGCTGAAGACCGGTCACCGTGAGGCGCTGGAACGCGCCGTGTTCATGGCGCAGGGCGGCGAATTCGCTTTCGTTCTGTATTCGGCGGCGGCTGCGGTCGGCATCATCGACGGCCAGGCCAATGCGACGCTGACGGCAATTGTCATCATTTCCATGGTACTGACGCCGCTCGCTATCGTTGCGCTGCGCTACGTGACGCCGCGCGACGAGCAGTCACTCGAAGGAGTCGATGTCGCCGAAGGCCTTTCCGGCAGCGTGCTGATCATCGGCTTCGGCCGTTTCGGCCAGATAGCCTCGCAGCCGCTGCTGCTGCGCGGCATCGATGTCTCGATCATCGACAACGAGGTCGAGATGATCCAGGCTGCGGCCGATTTCGGCTTCAAGGTCTATTACGGCGACGGCACGCGGCTGGACATCCTGCACGCGGCCGGCGCCGGGCGGGCGCGTGCGGTGCTGATCTGCGTCGACAAGCCGGAAGCGGCGGTCCGCATCGCGCAATTGATCAAGGCCGAATTCCCGCTGGTCACGATCCTGGCGCGCGCCTTTGATCGCGGCACCGCCCTGCAGCTCATTCGCGCCGGCGTCGACTACCAGCTGCGCGAGACATTCGAATCGGCGCTGGGCTTCGGCGGCTCGGCGCTCGAAGCGCTTGGCGTCGATCCGGAAGACGTCGCCGAGGTGATCGAAGATGTCCGCCGCCGCGACACCGCCCGCTTCGAGACGCAGCTGGCAGAAGGCGTGCGCGCCGGACAGCGCTTCCTGAAAGGCAATATAGGCACGCCGATCCCAACGCCGCTGACGCCGCCGCGCCGTACCGGCCAGGCGCTCAACGAGGAGACGGCCGGCGTGCTGAGCAAATCCGAGCCCGCGGAGGAATAGAGAGATGGCTGAACTGGACAAACGGGCGCTCGCCGTCACCGCATTCTGGCGCGATGCCGGCGAGGATGCCTGGTTCGAGAAGAACGATGCCTTCGACGCGGAATTCCGCAACCGGTTTCTCGACCTGCACTTCGCCGCCGCACGGCGCGAATGCGACGACTGGTGTGAACACGCCGAGGGTTCGCTGGCGCTGATGGTCCTGCTCGACCAGTTTCCGCGCAACTGCTTTCGCGGCACCGGCCATATGTACGCAACCGATCCGCTGGCGCGCCATTTCGCCGGCAAGGCGATCGCCGCCGGCCATGACCTGGCGCTCGAAGAGGACATTCGCTTCTTCCTCTATCTGCCCTTCGAGCATTCGGAGCTGCTCGTCGACCAGGCGCGCTCGGTGGAGCTCACATCCACCAGTGCCCAACCCTATCTGAAATATGCGGTCGAGCACCGCGAGATCATCCAGCGCTTCGGCCGCTTCCCGCACCGTAACCGCATGCTTGGCCGCGAGACGACACCGGAGGAACAGGCCTTCCTCGACGACGGCGGCTTTTCCGGCTGACTTCAGCCAACTGCCGCCGTCGGTCCGCTGTTCCTATTCCAGCCACCAGTCGCGGCCGGACGGCAAGCGCTCGATGCCCGAAATGTCGACGGTGCCGAGGCGTTCCGAGACGCTCTTGCCGCCTATCGCCAGCTCCGGCGCGATTTCGGCCAGGGGCGCCAGCACGAAGGCGCGCTCCAGCATGCGCGGATGCGGCACGTCCAGACCAGTCTCGTGGATGATCCGGTCGCCGAACACCAATATGTCGATATCGATCAGCCGCGGCCCCCAGCGCTCCTCGCGCACCCGCTTCAGCCGGCGCTCCGCGTCGAGGCAAAGGTCGAGCAGTTCGCGCGGGGCGAGTCCGGTCGTGATCGTGGCGGCGGCATTGAGGAAATCGGGCTGGTCGAGCTTGCCCCAGGGCGGCGTGCGGTAGAGCGAGGACACAGCGACGACGCTTGTCTTGTCGTCGCCATCCAGAAGGCGCAGTGCTGCCGCCATCGATCGGGCGGGATCGCCAAGATTGCCGCCAAGGCTGAGGTAGACCGTGTTATTCGGGCCAGACAACTGTCACCTCGACATGGTCGAGCACGCCGGGCACCGGCGCGTTGGGCTTGCGCACGGTGATCTCGGCTCTCTTGATTTGCGGAAACCCCGCCGTCAGCGCCTTGGCCACTTCCAGCGCCAGCGCCTCGATCAGGAAACGCCGGTGCCCGGTGATGATCTTCTCGATCACCGCGAAGGCGACGCCATAGTTGACGGTGTCCTCGATGGAATCCTCGACGAGCGCCCGGCCCGGCTCGACGGTCAGCGCCGCGTCGACGTAAAAACGCTGGCCGAGCGTCTCCTCCTCGTCCAGCACGCCGTGCCGGGCAAAGAAGGCGCAGTTCTTCATGCGGATGACATACATGGCTCAGCGTCCGGAGGGGTCGGTTTCACGCGCCAGCATAGCATCGGCCAGCGCCAGCGCATCCACGTTGATTGCGACATCGTGGACGCGAAATAGATGCGCGCCTTTCAATCTCAAAATGACGCTGGTCGCCGCTGTTCCGGCCCCGCGCCCGAGGGCGTCCCGCCCGGTCACCGCACCGATGAAGCGCTTTCGCGATGTGCCGGCCATCAGCGGGTAACCCAGCGCATGGAGCTCGGAAAACCGCGCCATCAGATCGAGGTTTTCCTCCGCCGTTTCCTTGGCGAAGCCGAAGCCGGGATCGAGCACGATCTGATCGTCGGCGATGCCGCCGGCCCGCGCGATCTGCAGCGATTTCCTGAGAAAGAAAAGCTGATCATCGATGACGTCGGGCAGCTTTCGCCTGCCGCGCCCGGTGTGCATGATGACGAGGCCGGCGCCGTTTTCGGCGGTGACGCGGGCAATGCCCGGCTCGCGCTGCAGGCCCCAGACATCGTTGACGATATGCGCGCCGGCGGCGACGGCCAGACGCGCGGTGTCCTCGCGATAGGTGTCGACCGAGATCAGCGCTTCGCCAGATTTGGCGAGCGCCTCGATGACCGGCAGGACGCGTGCCTGCTCTTCCTGGCCGTTCACGGCTGACGCGCCTGGCCTGGTCGATTCGCCGCCGACATCGATGACGGCGGCGCCCTCCTCCACCATGCGGCGCGCCTGGTCGAGCGCCGCGTCGCGCGCGGCGAACAGCCCGCCATCGGAAAAACTGTCCGGCGTGACGTTGAGGATGCCGACCACGACGGCCTTGCCGCCAAGGTCGAGATGGCGTCCATGCGCCAGCTGCCATCGCCTCGTCGTCATCGTCCGTCAACCATCTTGTGATCCCGCTGGAAATCAAATCCGTTGCGCCGAGAGCGGCCGTAAAGCAAGGTGGCCGAAGAGGCAACATGATGAAACGTTCGCTCGCTTGCGCCCTGATGCTCGCTTTGATGGCCCTGCCGGCCGGCGCGGCCAATCTGGTCAAGACCTACAGCTACTTCGCCATTGGCGGCCGCACGCTGGACGATATCGAGACGCAGCTTTCCAAGCACGGACCGCAGGTGAAAAGCACCGGCTCGCGACACCCGGGCGCGACGCAAATGGCGTTCACCACCCGCGTCAGCTATGCGGAAAGCTCGGGCTCCTGCCGCATCGCCGACGCCATCGTGACCGTCAAGGTCAAGGTGATCCTTCCGGAATGGCGCCGCTCGCGCAAAGCGGATGCCGACGTGAAGCTGTTCTGGGACACGCTGTCGGCCGACATCAAGCGCCATGAGGAACGCCATGTCGAGATCGCCAAGAACCACGCCAGGCAACTGGAGGATGCGCTGAAGGCGAGCTATCCGCAACGGAGTTGCGCCGAGGCCAAGGCGAGAGCCGCGCAGATCACCGCGGCCGAACTCGCCAGGCACGACCAGGACCAGGTGCGGTTCGACCGCGTCGAGAGCGTCAACTTCGAAAGCCGCATCCTGCGGCTGCTGCGCTATCGGATCGAGCGCATCGAGAGCGGCCAGCTGCCGCCCGCCTGATTTTCGCCGGCACCAAGGGCGCCGGTGGCGCAGGCCAATTTCGCCGAAGCATAGTGCCAGGCGGCAAAAACTTTCGAGCCCCTGTCGAAATCGGCCTATATGGGGCGACATATGTCAGGTTCGCTGAGGCGGAGCCTGAGAGCACGAGACATCCAATCGACGCGGTGGATGCGTCGAACCGGCCAAGCCGGCCGCCCTGCCCCCAGGGTGCGCGCAAGCCCACGAAAGAACGAGACCATGGATCAGGCTGTCGACAAGCCGGCGACAATTGCAGCGACGTCGCCGCTGACGGAGAGCGAGAAGAACGCCATCATCGGCGGCGTGCTGTTGTCGATGCTGCTGGCAGCGCTCGACCAGACCATCGTCGCCCCGGCCATGCCGACGATGGCGCATTTGCTCGGCCATGCCGAATATCTGCCGTGGATCGTGACCGCCTATCTGCTCACCGCGACGGCTATGGCGCCACTTTATGGCAAGATTTCCGATGTTCATGGCCGCAGGCCAACGCTCTACGCGGCGATCCTTATCTTTCTCGCCGGATCGCTGGTCAGCGCAATGGCGCCCAACATGCTGGTGCTAGTCGTCGGGCGCGCTATTCAGGGCGCCGGCGGGGGTGGCTTGTTCGCGCTGGCACAGACGGTGATCGGAGACCTCGTGCCGCCGCGTGAGCGGGCGCGTTACGCGGCCTGGATCGCGGGTACCTGGGCTGTCGCCAGCATAGCCGGGCCGCTTTTGGGCGGCACCTTCGCCGAACATCTGCACTGGTCGCTGATCTTCTGGATCAACCTGCCGCTCGGCCTGCTGGCCATGGCAATCATCAACAAGCCGCTGAAGAAGCTGCCGATCGCGGCAAAACATCATCGTATCGATGGTCTCGGCGCGGCGCTGCTGATAGCGACTACTGCCCTGCTGCTACTGGCGCTGAATTGGGGCGGCAGCGCCTACCCCTGGCTGTCGCGCGAAATCCTCGGGCTGCTCGCCTGTTCGGCGGTTATCTGGAGCGCTTTTGCGCTGTGGCTCATGCGCGCCGCCGAGCCGCTGATCTCGCTTGAGGTGCTCAGCAACCCGATCGTGCTGGCCGGCACCTTGTCCTTGTTCCTGCTGCAGGCCGCCAATATCGGCCTGGCGGTCTATCTGCCGGTCTACCTGCAGTCGATCGTCGGGCTTTCGGCCGGTGAATCGGGCATTGCGCTGCTCGGGCTGATGCTTGGCACTGTCGCCGGCGCGACGTTCAGCGGGCGCACGATACCGCGCTTCGTCCATTACAAGCGGATCGCCATGATCGGAGTGAGCTTCGCCATAGTCTGCCTTGGGGTGCTCAGCCTCGTCGCCGGGCATGCCTCCCTTTTGGTCGTTGAAATCCTGACGACCTGCATTGGCCTCGGCAGTGGGACGACGTTTCCGGTTGCGACTGTCTCGGTCCAGAACGCTGTCGATCAGGCGCATCTCGGTGTCGCCACGGGTGTGCTCACCTTCCTTCGTTCTTTGGGCAGCGCCCTTGGGGTGGCAATATTGGGCGCGGTCGCGCTGGGCTATGGCCTGCCATTGGCCGGCGAAGGCGCGCATTCAGCTGGCGCCGCCGCCTCTGCTGAAGCATTCATGATGATCTTCCTCGTCGCGGCGGTAATCCTGCTGATGGCGCTTGCCGCGCTCGGGCTGATGCCGGAAAAGGCGCTTCGCGGCCATCTCGAAACCGCAGCCCCGGTGCTGGCCGAGTAGCGAAGCCTTCAATCGTGGACGCCGAGCTTCTTCTGCAGGCTGGTCGACGAGGTCGTGTACTGGAAGACGATGCGTTCGCCGGGGCTGACGATGCGCTTGGCCGCCTGCGCCATCAACGCCACCTCGTGGAACCCCGACAGGATCAGCTTCAGCTTGCCGGGATACCAGTTGATGTCGCCGACGGCGAAGATGCCGGAGACCGAGGTCTGGAATTTCTCCGTGTCGACCGGGATCAGGTTCTCATGCAGGTTGAGTCCCCACTCCGCGATCGGCCCGAGCTTCATGGTCAGGCCGAAGAAGGGCAGCATGCGAGTGCATGGCACCTCGATGTCGCCGTCAGGTCCCTTGATGGTAGCCGATGAGAGCTGGCCGTCGGCGCCGGTCAGGCCGCTCACCTGGCCGACCTGGAAATCCAGCTGCTTCATCTCCTGCATGGCGTACATCTTGTTGACGCTGTCGGGTGCGGCCCGGAACTCCGGACGGCGGTGGACCAGCGTCACGCTCCTTGCCACCGGCTGCAGGTTCAGCGTCCAGTCGAGCGCCGAATCGCCGCCGCCGACGATGACGAGGTCATGGCCGCGGAAATCCTCCATGCGGCGCACGGAATAGAAGACGCTCTTGGCTTCATAGGATTCGATGCCAGGAATGGGCGGCCGCTTGGGCTGGAACGAGCCGCCGCCGGCGGCGATCACCACCACCTTGGCCTCGAACAGCTCGTCCTCGTCGGTGGTGACGCGGAAGCTGCCGTCATCCAGCTTCTCCAGGCTGGAGACCATGCGATTGTAGGTGAATTCCGGCTTGAACGGGTGGATCTGCTCGAGCAGCTTGTCGACCAGGCCCTGAGCCGTGATCAACGGCCAGCCGGGAATGTCGTAGATCGGTTTTTCCGGATAGAGCTCCGCGCACTGGCCGCCGGGCCGGTCGAGGATGTCGATCAGATGGCACTTCATGTCGAAGAGGCCAAGCTCGAACACGGCGAACAGGCCTACAGGCCCAGCCCCGACGATGAGTACGTCCGTCTTGATCGTGTCACTCATGCGATACGCCTTGTTGCCAATCCGGGGCGAGACTGCATGAGCAACGGCCTGCTGCCAAGCGGCCAAGGCAAAATTTGGCTGGCCGAGGGTCAGCCCTGGCGGGCCGGCACGCGCACGACCAACCCGTCGAGGGCGTCGCGCACCTTGATCTGGCAGGACAGGCGCGAGTTCGGCTGGACGTCATAGGCGAAGTCCAGCATGTCCTCCTCCATCGCCTCCGGCTCGCCGACTTCCGCCGTCCAGGACTCGTCGACATAGACATGGCAGGTTGCGCAGGCGCAGGCGCCGCCGCACTCGGCCTCTATCCCCGGGACGGCGTTGCGGATGGCGTTCTCCATCACGGTCGAGCCGTTTTCGGCATCCATGTCGAACTGTGTGCCGTCATTGGCAATGAAGGTCAGCTTGGTCATTTGTCACCTGAAGGGGAGTTCCAGCCGAGATAATCACTCCGGCGGACAAGTCAACTGCGGCGCGAAAACGCCGCGCCGTGACGTTTTTTCGGAAATCCGGCCAAAGCGCGTCCGGCGGGCGCCGCGCTTAGGTTGTTGTTTCGCACATGTCGCCATCCCGGGACCGCCGCACACCTTTGAGCGATTGTCCTAGCGGCTGATGGCGGCAATGAAATCGCGCACTTCCTCGATTAGCACGCCGAGCCGCTTGAGGGTCTTGATGTCTTCGGGCTGGCCTTCGACGGCCGCGGCGCAATCGGCGATTGCAAACGCACCCACTCCGCGCGCCGAGCCCTTCAGCCCATGCGCCAGGAGCAGCCTCTCCTTGACGTCCGCGTCGAGGATCTTGTCGCGCACGGCAAGCGCCTGCTGTACGAACAACGCCAGCACCTCCTGCTCGAGAACGCGATCGCCCATCGTCTGGCGCGAAAGATGCGCGAGATCCACAGGTCGTGACTGGGCCGTTCCCGAAACGTCGCCGCCGGGCATGGAAAAGGCAATGCCGCTTTCGCCGCGCATGGATATTGCAGCTCCTAGGTGTCTGACTGCCTGGAAAACTAGGCGAATCCCGTAGCAAACGGGTTAATGATTGGTCTGAAAAAATGTTGACAGGGAGGCGCCGAAATCACGTCTCCGTTAACCCTATATTTAAAGTTTTACGTATCGCCCAGAATGCAGGTTTTCTTTACCCCTGTGTGTCATTACGATACGAGGGTCCATTTTCAGCCTCCTGCGTGGGATAAGACAAGCCAGAATCTCGGGCCAAAATCATAAGTTCCTCGGCAGCTAGTACAGGGTAGCGAAGGCATGGCGAAGAAACCAACGACACGAACTCTCGACAGCGACGTAGCCAAGGAACTCGAACGGGCGCTCGACCTGGATTTGAGCGTAGAGGGAGATGGCGACGGCGGCCTCGATATGGCGGCGTCGATGGAAGACCTGGAAGCGCAGATTTCAGCCGCGGCTGACGAGCTGGCGCGCGAAGGGCGCAGCCAGAAGGAGGAGCCGGCGGTCGTTCAGAACCAGAACGCAAAACCAGCACACAACACGCAGCCGGCGGCGAAGCCCAAGCCGGCCGAGTTGCGTCCGGTTGAAACGCGCAACGGCGCGCAGCCGGCCGGCTTCACCCCGGCCAATGATGACCGCCAGAAGGATTATCGCACGCTGCTGCACGGTCTCAACCGGCGCGCGTCGAGCACCATCTACTGGGTCGTGGCGTTCATTTCGCTGGCCTGGATCGCCGGCGCCGGCGGCCTGGCCAACCTCCTGTTCGGCCCGGGCATCTGGAAAATCCGCACCGTCGACCAGTTCTTCGCCCGCCCCGAGCTGATCGGCCTCGCGGTCGCGGCGATCATCCCCGTCATTTTGTTCTGGGCGTTCGCGGCGATGGTGCGCCGGGCCCAGGAGATGCGCATTGCGGCGCAGTCGATGACGGAAGTGGCCTTCCGCCTGGCCGAGCCGGAGAACCTTGCCCAGGACCGCGTCATGATGATCGGTCAGGCCGTGCGCCGCGAGGTGGCGGCGATGGGCGAAGGCATCGAACGCACGCTGGCGCGTGCCGTCGAGCTGGAAACGCTGGTGCACAGCGAAGTCAACCAGATCGAGCGGTCCTATTCGGAGAACGAAGCCCGCATCCGCTCGCTGGTCGACGGTCTCGGCAGCGAGCGCGAAGCCGTCGTCACCCATGCCGAGCGCGTCCGCGCCTCGATAGCCAGCGCGCATGAGACGCTTAGGGACGAGATCGGCTCGGCCAGCGACATCATCCGCGACTCGATCCTCAATGCCTCGACCAAGCTGTCGATGACGATCAACAATTCCGGCGACACGCTGATCGACCGCATCAACGAGAGCTCGATGTCGATCTTCGATTCTGTCGAAGGCCGGCTCGATACGATCACCGACCGGCTGTCGACCTCGGGCGAGGCCTTCGCCAGCCTGCTCGATACGCGTATCGCCAAGCTGACCGACACCACCGACGGCCTCACCCGGTCGCTGACCGACCTGCTCGACGACCGCACCAGCGGCATGGTTTCGCTGCTCGGCGGCGCCGCTCGCACGCTGAGCTCCGAGTTCGAAAACAGCCTCAGCGGCATAGAGCGCACGCTGGCCGAGCGCGGCCAGGCTTTGATCAGCGAATTCCAGACCCGCGCCGAAGCGCTCGACACCGGCACTCAGAAACTCAACGCCGCGCTCGAGGCGCGCGCGCGCCAGATCAACGAGACGCTGGTCGAACGCGCACGCGAGATCGCCCACACTTTCGCCGAGAGCAAGGACCAGCTGTCGGCGATGATCGACCAGGGCAAGACCCAGATCGGCGCGGACATGGCCGACATCGTCTCGTCAACCTCCTCCATGCTCGAGGCCCGCGCCAGCGACTTCGCCGGCCGCATGGAAGCCGCCCGCCATGTCGTGTCGCGTTCCTTCGACAGCGACATCCAGCGGCTCGCGGATGCCCGCGTCGGCATCGAGGAAGCGGTGGAGAACCACAGCCGCAAGCTCTCGGAAAGCCGTGACCGCATGGCTGCCGCCATGCAGGCCGACCTGGCGACGTTCGCCGAAAGCCGCGCCGGAATCGATGCAGCCGTGACCGACCAGGTGCAGAAGCTGGCGGAAGGCCGCAACCTTATCGCTCGCGCGCTGGAAGAGGATCTGCGCAAGGTCAACGAATCGCGCGCCGCCATCGACGCATCGCTCGGCAGCCATCTGGAGCAGCTCGAAGAGGGTCGCAACCGGCTTGCCCAGGCTTTGAATGAAGACTCAGGAAAACTCGTGCAAGCCCGTACGATCATTGATGAAATGGTTGCCGGGCATGTCGGGAAGCTCGCCGAGGGGCGCAACATTCTGTCGCGTGCCCTGGAAGCCGATCTCAGCAAGCTGGCCGACAGCCGCGCCAGCATTGATGGGCTGGTCGCCGGCCAGGTCGAGAAGATCGGCGAAGGCCGCTCCGTGCTTGCCAAGGCGCTCGAGACCGACATCATCGGCATCAGGAACCTGATCGAGACCCACTCCGCCAAGCTCGCCGAAGACAGGGGTGAGCTCAGCCGTTCGCTGGAGAGCGACCTGTCGGGCATCAGGAACCTGATCGAGGGTCATTCCGTCAGGCTGGCCGACGACCGCAGCTTGCTGTCGCAGACGCTCGAAGCCGACCTCGCCAAGCTGGCGGAGGGCCGGGCCAGCATCGACGGGCTGGTCGCAGGCCAGGTCGAAAAGCTCGCCGAGGGCCGCGATATCCTCAAGCGCGCGCTCGAGGCCGATATCAGCACGATCAAGGGCGCCATCGCCGGTCATTCCGAGCGGGTCGCGGAAGAGCGCAGCCAGCTATCCAAGGCCCTGGAAGCCGATCTGCAGAACGTCAACAGCCTGATAGCGGATCACACGAACCGGCTCGTCCAGGATCGCTCGACGCTGTCGCAGGCCCTGCAGGACGACCTGCAGAACGTGAACGGCATCATGGCCGATCACCAGAACCGGCTGGTCCAGGACCGTTCGACGCTGGCCAAGGCGCTTGAGGACGACCTCGCCAAGCTGGCTGAGAGCCGCTCCAGCATTGACGGGCTGGTCGCCGGCCAAGTCGAGAAGCTTGCCGAGGGCCGCGATATCCTCAAGCGCGCCCTGGAAGCCGATCTCAACACGATCCGCAGCGCGATTGCCGACCAGTCGCAGAAACTCACCGACAACCGCGCGGAATTCGCACGCGTGCTGGAAGCCGATCTGGAGAACGTCAACGGCCTTCTCCAGGGCCACAGCGACAGGCTTGCCCAGGATCGATCGGCGCTTTCCAAGGCGCTCGAGGACGATCTCGCCAAGCTGGCCGAGAGCCGCTCCAGCATCGACGGGCTGGTCGCTGGCCAGGTCGAGAAGCTTGCCGAGGGTCGCGATATCCTCAAACGCGCCCTGGAAGCGGACCTGCAGAAGCTCGCCGCGGGCCGCAGCGAGATCGACGACATCATCGCCGGTCATGTTGGCAAGCTGGCCGAAGGCCGAGACATGCTGTCCCGTGCGCTGG
Coding sequences:
- a CDS encoding monovalent cation:proton antiporter-2 (CPA2) family protein, which translates into the protein MAAETSGSDLIQVVALLAAGVVAVPIFKRMGLGSILGYLAAGVIIGPFGLRVFSESEAILHVAELGVVMFLFIIGLEMQPSRLWGLRREIFGLGALQVGVCAALLTSVGLAGGFPVAQSFVAGAGFVLTSTAIVMQLLEERGEIATPKGQRIVSILLLEDLAIVPLLALIAFLAPGGAEMSLSQRLTEVGIGLAAIVGLVVAGRYLLNPFFRILAEARAREVMTAAALLVVLGSALAMQLSGLSMAMGAFLAGVLLSESTFRHQLEADIEPFRGILLGLFFLAVGMSLDLHVVAANWRLVAIYVVAYMVMKALGIYLVARMLKTGHREALERAVFMAQGGEFAFVLYSAAAAVGIIDGQANATLTAIVIISMVLTPLAIVALRYVTPRDEQSLEGVDVAEGLSGSVLIIGFGRFGQIASQPLLLRGIDVSIIDNEVEMIQAAADFGFKVYYGDGTRLDILHAAGAGRARAVLICVDKPEAAVRIAQLIKAEFPLVTILARAFDRGTALQLIRAGVDYQLRETFESALGFGGSALEALGVDPEDVAEVIEDVRRRDTARFETQLAEGVRAGQRFLKGNIGTPIPTPLTPPRRTGQALNEETAGVLSKSEPAEE
- a CDS encoding DUF924 family protein, producing MAELDKRALAVTAFWRDAGEDAWFEKNDAFDAEFRNRFLDLHFAAARRECDDWCEHAEGSLALMVLLDQFPRNCFRGTGHMYATDPLARHFAGKAIAAGHDLALEEDIRFFLYLPFEHSELLVDQARSVELTSTSAQPYLKYAVEHREIIQRFGRFPHRNRMLGRETTPEEQAFLDDGGFSG
- the folK gene encoding 2-amino-4-hydroxy-6-hydroxymethyldihydropteridine diphosphokinase, with amino-acid sequence MSGPNNTVYLSLGGNLGDPARSMAAALRLLDGDDKTSVVAVSSLYRTPPWGKLDQPDFLNAAATITTGLAPRELLDLCLDAERRLKRVREERWGPRLIDIDILVFGDRIIHETGLDVPHPRMLERAFVLAPLAEIAPELAIGGKSVSERLGTVDISGIERLPSGRDWWLE
- the folB gene encoding dihydroneopterin aldolase encodes the protein MYVIRMKNCAFFARHGVLDEEETLGQRFYVDAALTVEPGRALVEDSIEDTVNYGVAFAVIEKIITGHRRFLIEALALEVAKALTAGFPQIKRAEITVRKPNAPVPGVLDHVEVTVVWPE
- the folP gene encoding dihydropteroate synthase, coding for MTTRRWQLAHGRHLDLGGKAVVVGILNVTPDSFSDGGLFAARDAALDQARRMVEEGAAVIDVGGESTRPGASAVNGQEEQARVLPVIEALAKSGEALISVDTYREDTARLAVAAGAHIVNDVWGLQREPGIARVTAENGAGLVIMHTGRGRRKLPDVIDDQLFFLRKSLQIARAGGIADDQIVLDPGFGFAKETAEENLDLMARFSELHALGYPLMAGTSRKRFIGAVTGRDALGRGAGTAATSVILRLKGAHLFRVHDVAINVDALALADAMLARETDPSGR
- a CDS encoding DUF922 domain-containing protein — protein: MMKRSLACALMLALMALPAGAANLVKTYSYFAIGGRTLDDIETQLSKHGPQVKSTGSRHPGATQMAFTTRVSYAESSGSCRIADAIVTVKVKVILPEWRRSRKADADVKLFWDTLSADIKRHEERHVEIAKNHARQLEDALKASYPQRSCAEAKARAAQITAAELARHDQDQVRFDRVESVNFESRILRLLRYRIERIESGQLPPA
- a CDS encoding MDR family MFS transporter, with the protein product MDQAVDKPATIAATSPLTESEKNAIIGGVLLSMLLAALDQTIVAPAMPTMAHLLGHAEYLPWIVTAYLLTATAMAPLYGKISDVHGRRPTLYAAILIFLAGSLVSAMAPNMLVLVVGRAIQGAGGGGLFALAQTVIGDLVPPRERARYAAWIAGTWAVASIAGPLLGGTFAEHLHWSLIFWINLPLGLLAMAIINKPLKKLPIAAKHHRIDGLGAALLIATTALLLLALNWGGSAYPWLSREILGLLACSAVIWSAFALWLMRAAEPLISLEVLSNPIVLAGTLSLFLLQAANIGLAVYLPVYLQSIVGLSAGESGIALLGLMLGTVAGATFSGRTIPRFVHYKRIAMIGVSFAIVCLGVLSLVAGHASLLVVEILTTCIGLGSGTTFPVATVSVQNAVDQAHLGVATGVLTFLRSLGSALGVAILGAVALGYGLPLAGEGAHSAGAAASAEAFMMIFLVAAVILLMALAALGLMPEKALRGHLETAAPVLAE
- a CDS encoding NAD(P)/FAD-dependent oxidoreductase, which encodes MSDTIKTDVLIVGAGPVGLFAVFELGLFDMKCHLIDILDRPGGQCAELYPEKPIYDIPGWPLITAQGLVDKLLEQIHPFKPEFTYNRMVSSLEKLDDGSFRVTTDEDELFEAKVVVIAAGGGSFQPKRPPIPGIESYEAKSVFYSVRRMEDFRGHDLVIVGGGDSALDWTLNLQPVARSVTLVHRRPEFRAAPDSVNKMYAMQEMKQLDFQVGQVSGLTGADGQLSSATIKGPDGDIEVPCTRMLPFFGLTMKLGPIAEWGLNLHENLIPVDTEKFQTSVSGIFAVGDINWYPGKLKLILSGFHEVALMAQAAKRIVSPGERIVFQYTTSSTSLQKKLGVHD
- a CDS encoding 2Fe-2S iron-sulfur cluster-binding protein; its protein translation is MTKLTFIANDGTQFDMDAENGSTVMENAIRNAVPGIEAECGGACACATCHVYVDESWTAEVGEPEAMEEDMLDFAYDVQPNSRLSCQIKVRDALDGLVVRVPARQG
- a CDS encoding Hpt domain-containing protein is translated as MRGESGIAFSMPGGDVSGTAQSRPVDLAHLSRQTMGDRVLEQEVLALFVQQALAVRDKILDADVKERLLLAHGLKGSARGVGAFAIADCAAAVEGQPEDIKTLKRLGVLIEEVRDFIAAISR